In Candidatus Zixiibacteriota bacterium, the genomic window GACCGGACTCGGTAGCGCTGCTGCATCTTCTGGTAGAGAAGGCGAAAGCGGAAGGGGGACGGGTATACGCGGCGCACGTCAACTACCGACTGCGCGGGGCGGAGTCAGAACAGGACGAACGCTTTTGCCGCGAACTGTGCAAGCGGCTGAAGGTGCGGCTGTTTGTCAGGCGGTTGCGGGCGGGAGAGCTGGCGAAGGGAAATCTGCAGGCGCGGGCGCGGCGAATTCGCTACGAATTCTTCGATGCGATGTGCCGCAAGCACGAGATCGACGCGATCGCGATCGGGCATAACAAATCGGACAATGTTGAGACGCTGCTGATGAATCTCGGCCGCGGCGCGGGGACGTTCGGGCTGGGGGGAATTCGAAAGCGGACGGGGAAGATCATCCGGCCGCTGCTTGAATGGACGCGGGGGGAAATCGAAGCGTATCTGGGGAAGCATCAGTTGGCGCATCGGGTGGACAGCTCAAATCTGACCGAGAATTACTTGCGCAATCGCGTGCGGCGGCGGGTGCTGCCGGTGTTGCGCGAGGTGCTCGGCGCGCAGTCCATCAGCGCATTTGACCGCAGCGCGCGGGTGCTGGCGGAGCACGAAGAGTACTTGCGGCAGATCGGCGAGGAGATTTTGGTACGCGAGTCGACCCGAACGGCGTTCGGGAAAATTGTCCTTGATTTGACCAAATTGCGCGCCTATCATCCGCTGGTACGCCGCATCGTGCTGGCTCTGTGTTTTGAGCGCATGTCCGGCTCTTTGCAAGACTTTGATTTTGAAGCTACCGAACGGTTTCTGCGGGTACTGGAACGCGGCGAGGGACGGGTAGATCTTAAACGCGGACTGGTCGCCGAGGTCTGCAACGAGCGAGTGTATCTTCATCACGCCAAGAGCGCGGTGGCTCCGAAGCCGCTGGCGGTGAAACGCAGCGGGACGAGTAAACTTGCGGAATACGGGAT contains:
- the tilS gene encoding tRNA lysidine(34) synthetase TilS — encoded protein: MVSKKASRKPVDQDQPAAVLVALSGGPDSVALLHLLVEKAKAEGGRVYAAHVNYRLRGAESEQDERFCRELCKRLKVRLFVRRLRAGELAKGNLQARARRIRYEFFDAMCRKHEIDAIAIGHNKSDNVETLLMNLGRGAGTFGLGGIRKRTGKIIRPLLEWTRGEIEAYLGKHQLAHRVDSSNLTENYLRNRVRRRVLPVLREVLGAQSISAFDRSARVLAEHEEYLRQIGEEILVRESTRTAFGKIVLDLTKLRAYHPLVRRIVLALCFERMSGSLQDFDFEATERFLRVLERGEGRVDLKRGLVAEVCNERVYLHHAKSAVAPKPLAVKRSGTSKLAEYGISLRLSSATAWRRNERIPRGDGCSELIDADALKGRLTVRTMRAGDRFRPLGLNGDKKLSDFFIDRKVDRPVREEIPLLLAGRKIIWVIGQALADEVKVTDKTERVIKLEVASYRGL